The Equus przewalskii isolate Varuska unplaced genomic scaffold, EquPr2 ChrUn-10, whole genome shotgun sequence genome window below encodes:
- the LOC103547909 gene encoding late cornified envelope protein 3D-like produces MSSQQHQQQCQPPPKCPSPKCPPKSPAQCSPPASSGCAPSSEGGCCLSHHGRRRSHRCRRRSSNSCDRGSGQQSGGSGCGQGSGGCC; encoded by the coding sequence ATGTCctcccagcagcaccagcagcagtgCCAGCCCCCTCCCAAGTGCCCCTCGCCCAAGTGCCCCCCAAAGAGCCCCGCACAGTGTTCACCTCCAGCCTCCTCGGGCTGTGCTCCAAGCTCCGAGGGCGGCTGCTGCCTGAGCCACCACGGGCGCCGCAGGTCCCACCGATGCCGGCGCCGGAGCTCCAACTCCTGTGACCGTGGCAGTGGTCAGCAGTCTGGGGGCTCAGGCTGTGGCCAGGGCTCTGGGGGCTGCTGCTGA